The region AAACGGGCACAGGTAAAACGTTCGCTTATCTCATTCCAGCTTTGGTTAATGACAAAACTACGATCATCAGTACCGGTAGTAAAAACCTGCAAGAACAGCTATTCAACCGTGATTTGCCTTTTATTATTGATGCATTAAATAGCAAAGCTAAAACAGCATTATTAAAAGGTCGAAATAACTACCTTTGTACAGAGCGTTTAACACGTTTAAGCCGAGAAACACAATATCAAAATCAAACCATATTAAGTGATTACGTTAAAATTAAGGGCTGGTCTAATATTACCATCAGCGGTGACATGAGTTCGGTACCGGGTCTTAAAGACGACGCAGAGATCTTACCGTTAGTCACATCAACTAATGATAACTGTTTGGGGCGAGATTGCCCTGATTATGAAGATTGTTTTTTAGTTAAAGCACGGCGTAAAGCCTTGGATGCTGATATTGTTGTTGTTAATCACCATTTATATTTTGCTGATCTCAATGTCAAAGATTCTGGCTTTGGACGCTTACTGCCTGATGCCGATGTTATTGTCTTTGATGAAGCCCATCAGATCCCCGATATCGCATCAGAGTATTTTGGTAAAAGCCTATCTAGTAAACTGATCCAAGCGTTATGCAAGGATGTGCAATATCTTGGCCGCACCGATCTCAGAGACACGATCCAAGTCACCAAAGCCGCTAATGGTTTAGCCAATGCGACCCAAGATCTACGTTTAAGCTTTTCAATGGAAACGGGCCGAGGCAACTGGCGTCATCTACTTAATCAGCAAGCGGTAATGAAAACTGTCACGCGTTTTCAAGACCAACTAGATTTTATCTATGAAGTGCTTAAATTAGCGCTAGGGCGAACAGAACTTGTCGATCAATGTTTTGACCGTGTGGTTGAGATTAAAGCAATATTTCAACAAATAATGGCGGTAAATAATACCGGTGAGAGCTATTGGTATGAATGTACTAAGCGAAACTTTACATTAAATATCACGCCACTTAATATTGCCGAACGCTTTAGTTCTGAACAACAAAAAAATAATGCCGCGTGGATCTTTACGTCGGCAACATTGGCTGTTGACCATTGTTTTTCACACTATCGCCAACAAATGGGATTGGCTAACGCAAAAGAACTTATTCTAGCCAGCCCGTTTGATTATAAAAACCAAGCTATGTTGTGTGTTCCACGTAACATTCCGGAGCCTAATGACCCTAATATAGCGCGTATTTTGGTTGAGAAGTTAGTCCCGGTCATTGTTGCTAACAAAGGACGCTGTTTCTTCCTGTGTACTAGTCATTATATGATCAGGCAAGTCGCTAGTTTGTTACAGCAACAATTGGCTATGCCCATCTTTGTACAAGGTCAAGACAACAAACAAGTATTGCTCGATCAATTTATTGAACACGGTAATGCTTTATTAATCGGTACTTACTCATTTTGGGAAGGAATTGATGTTCGCGGGCAAACTTTAAGTTGTGTTATTATTGATAAATTACCGTTTGCATCACCAGATGATCCACTGTTACAGGCACGTATTGAAGATTGTCAGCGTAAGGGCGAAGATCCTTTTGCTGAATTACAAATCCCAAAAGCGGTAATTAGTTTGAAGCAAGGTGTCGGGCGTTTAATTCGAGACGTTAAAGACACCGGCTGTGTCATTATTTGTGATACTCGTATTGTATCTCGTGGCTATGGCGCTACGTTTATCAATAGTTTACCGGATATGCCACGCACCAGAGATTTAAATGGCGTTTTATCTTTTATTAAGAAAACTAACAATTAGAAAGTGAATTTTATGAGTAATATTTTAGCACTAGATACATCAACAGAAAATTGTTCTGCCGCACTGAGCATTAACGGTGAGATATTAGTAAGAGAGTTTGAAAGCCCGCGTGAACACACTAAGCGTATTTTACCTATGGTGGATAGCCTGCTGGCTGAAGCTGGCATTAAGTTGAAAGACTTAGATGCGCTTGCATTTGGCCGTGGACCAGGCAGTTTTACTGGCGTACGTATTGGTACTGGTATTGCACAAGGACTCGCTTTTGGTGCCGATTTACCGATGTTACCAATCTCGACATTGGCAGCAATGGCGCAAGGTGCACATCGACTACATAATGCTACTGATGTATTACCCGCAATTGATGCGCGTATGGGCGAAATATACTTTGCGCAATACCAGCTTAATAATGCTGGCGTAATGACATTAGTTGGTAACGAAATGGTTATTACTGCAGATGAGTTAGTCGCTAATTTCAACAAACCCGAACAAGAATTCTATACACTTGGTACTGGTTGGGCTACATATGCAGAGCAACTTGCAGCATTAAACGTTGCAAATTTAACTGCATGTGAAGGTATTCAGTTCCCAACGTCACACGATATGTTAGCGATTGCGGCTGCTGACTTTGCCAATGGTAAAGCCGTTGCCGTCGAAGATGCCATGCCTGTTTACGTTCGAGACACTGTTACTTGGAAGAAACTACCGGGTAGAGAGTAAATTCTAATGAATAACATTAGTATAGAGGTTAACGGTAGTATTATTACTGGTTTGCAGTGGGGTGATAACACGAAACCTGTGTTATTAGCTGTTCATGGCTGGCTAGATAATGCCGCGAGTTTTGTACCTCTTGCTAATGCTTTGCGAAATGATTTAGAAGATGGTTCACTACCTTATCAGTTGATTGCAATTGATCTACCTGGTCATGGTTATTCCGATCATAAAGCAGGTCATTACAATTTTATCGAATGGGTCGATGATTTATATCAAATTATTAAAACCCAGCATTGGGGGCCAGTGAGTATTATTGGTCATTCAATGGGAGCAATGATCAGTTCTATTTTGGCTGCTACTTTTCCTGAGCTCGTACGTCGAATTGTGTTAATTGAAGGTTTGGGTGCTATTTCAGCTGAAGCTGACCAAACTGTGAGCCAATTACGTAAAGGTATTGAAAATAGAGCGCTTTACAATAAAAGTATCAACCAAAACATCAACCAAAGTACGAATCGTAAAGATAATGCTTTAACGTTGGAAAAGGTTGTGAAAGCGCGTTGCTTTGTCTCAGATTTGAATGAAGAACATGCAAAACTTATTTGTAACAGAAACTTAACGATTAATGCTGATGAAGTTAGTTTTTGTTCTGACCCTAAGTTAAAAGCAGGTTCTTTGGTTCGTTTGAGCGAATCGCAAGTGATTGATATTTTATCTTCTATATCAACAGCCTGCTTGATTATTATTGGGGATAAAGGATTTCCTTTAATTGCCCAAACTTTAAATCTAGAACTGTTTTGTAAAGAAAACTTTAAAATTTTAACACTGTCTGGCGGGCATCACGTCCACATGGATAATGCCGTTAAAACCGCAAGGGCTGTCGTTAAATTTGTTAATAATTAAATATAATAGTTTATTCTTTCGCTAAAAATTAGGATTTTATTATCTAATTCTAAATTATGAAGGTTTAAATAAACGACGAATGTAGATATTTCATTTGTTAATTGAGTGTTAATCAATTAAGATCCGTTCACAATAAATAATTTCATCAATAGTAACTAATTATTAAGGGATTAATAATAAAGCTATTGTGTTGTTAAATTAAAAAAGTTAAATAAAAGGAGTGTTAAGGTGGAAAAGGTTTGGTTAAAGAGATACCCGGAAAATGTTCCCGCTGAGATTGACTTTGGTGCATTTCGTTCTTTAAACGATATATTCGATCAGACAGTTCAAAACTATGCAGATAATCCTGCGTATGTAAATATGGGCTGTTCATTAACTTATGGCGAAATCGATGAGAAATCTCGAGCGTTCGCAGCTTATCTTCAAAACGAGCTTAAATTAACTAAAGGCGACCGTGTCGCGTTAATGATGCCTAACTTACTGCAATACCCGATAGCATTATTTGGTGCATTACGTGCAGGTATGGTCATTGTTAATGTAAATCCTTTATACACACCACGTGAGTTGAAGCACCAGCTAAACGATTCAGGTGCAAAAGCGATTGTTATTATTTCCAACTTCGCTAGTGTATTAGAAAAGGTCATTAAAGATTCGCCTATTGAACACGTTATCTTAACGCAGTTGGGTGATCTTTTCTCTCCTGTTAAAGGCGCTATCACAAATTTAGTTGTTAAGTACGTGAAGAAAATGGTACCTAAATTTAATCTGCCAAATGCAGTATCATTTAACCGTGTACTGAACAAAGGCCGTTCATTGCCGTTCACTAAAGTTGAAACTGGTTTCGATGATATTGCTTTTCTTCAGTATACCGGTGGTACAACAGGTGTTTCTAAAGGCGCAGTCTTAACGCACAAGAATATGCTTGCTAACGTATTACAAGCCGAAGGTGCGTACGGTAGTATTATTGATCGTGGCACAGAAACTGTGATCACGGCATTACCGCTATATCATGTATTTGCACTGACTGTGAATGGTTTATTATTCTTCTTGGGCGGTGGTAAGAACATTCTTATTACAAACCCACGTGACCTTCCTGCATTAATCAAAGAAATTAGTGATCATAAACCAACAGCTATAACAGGTGTTAATACACTGTTTAATGCACTGGTTAATGATGACAGTTTTGCTAAAATTGATTTTTCTGCTTTGAAACTATCTGTTGGCGGTGGTATGGCTGTTCAACGTTCAGTCGCTGAGAAGTGGAAGAAGATCACAGGTTGCCATTTACTTGAAGGTTATGGTTTAACGGAGTGTTCACCACTTGTAACAGTAAACCCGTACGATCTGCATGAATATAATGGTTCTATTGGTCTACCTGTATCATCAACGGATGTACGTATTATTGATGACGAAGGTGGCGTATTAACAAAACCTGGTGCAGTTGGTGAAATGCAAGTACGTGGTCCTCAGGTGATGCAAGGTTATTGGCAGCGTCCACAAGACACCGCAGAAGTGATAACAGATGGTTGGTTAAATACCGGCGATATCGCACGTATGGACGAAGAGGGCTTCTTCTACATCGTCGATCGTAAGAAGGATATGATCCTTGTTTCGGGCTTTAACGTTTTCCCTAATGAAATTGAAGATGTACTGACAATGAATGACAACATTCTTGAAGCTGCAGCAATTGGTGTTCCTCACGAATCATCAGGCGAAACAGTGAAAATCTTTGTTGTTAAGAAAGGTGAAATTTCGAAAGAAGAAATTATTGCGCATTGTCGTGAACACCTTACTGCTTATAAGATCCCACGTATTATCGAGTTCCGTGATGAATTACCAAAGAGTAATGTTGGTAAGATATTACGTCGTGAATTGCGTGATTAAGCATTAATCTAATTTAAAGTCATAAAACACTTATAATTAGACGTATATTTCGTTAAAATTAAGCCACTTTCTAAATTTTAAGAAAGTGGCTTTTTTTTGAGGTTATAAGTGGAATATATTTTAGTTGAAGATCAAATAACATTGCAGCAGATGATAGCGCAATGTGCGGACGTCGAAGTTTTAGCAATCGACACTGAATTCATCAGACAGCGTACTTATTACCCCATTCTTGGATTGTTTCAGCTATATACTGGTACTGAAACTTATTTAGTTGATCCAATTGCCGTTGATGACTTAAGTTCATTATGGCAACTTCTCGACCGTCATCCTGTAGTGCTTCACGCTTGCTCTGAAGACCTCGACGTATTTATGACGGAAGCAAATAAATTTCCAGACTTTTTCCATGATACCCAAATCGCCGCTGCATTCTGTGGTCTCGGATCTTCCCTTGGTTTCGGTGGTTTAGTTTCCGAGTTCCAAAAAATCACATTGGATAAAGGTGAATCGCGTTCAAATTGGCTTGCACGTCCATTAACGCAAATGCAGCTTAACTACGCTGCTGCCGACGTATACCATTTGTTACCTTGCTGGAACGAACTGGAATCAAAGCTGAAAGAACTAGGCTATTATGAGTATTATCTACAAGAGTTAGATAATTTACGCCGCCGTAAGTCGACAAAGAAAAATCCGAGTACTGTTTATAAGCAATTCAAGAACGCATCTTTCTTGTCTCCTCGTCAACTTGGCACATTACAAGCATTAGGTGAATGGCGCGAAAACAATGCTATAAATCGTGATATGGCGGTAAACTTTGTTGTAAAAGAGGCTCACATTCTTGAAGTCGCAAAACAGCAGCCTCAATCATTACGTGATTTAAACAAGCTTGAGTTGTTACCAATAGAAATAAAACGTCATGGTAAACAAATAATCGAAATTGTAAAACAGGTCGAGCAACTGTCTGACGATGAGTTACCACAACCATTGACACGTATTTCTGATTACCCTGGTTATAAAAAAATAGTGCAAAGCATACGTAATAAAATTGCGATTGTGGCTGAAAAATCGAATATTCCTGCTGAATTAATTGGTTCAAAGAAAATCATTAACGAATTATTGAATTGGTGTTGGAAATTAACAGAAGAAGAACGACAAGTAGGGGACAAGCCGATCATGCTATCTAATTGGCGTGCGGAACTGATTGGTAATACTATATTTGAAAGCTTAATGGCTAAATAAATATATAAAAAAAGCGAGTGTGTAATATATTACACACTCGCTTTTTTATGATTTATATTACTCTTCAGGAAGAGTAACATTTAACTCTAATACTGAAAGATTGTTATCTCTTTGATCAAGCTGAACACTTACTTGGTCTGAAGTCACTGCAACATATTTTTTAATAACTTCAAGAATATCTAATTTTAATTGTGGTAAATAATCTGGAGTGTTATTACGTAAACTACGTTCATGAGCAACGATAATCTGTAAACGATCCTTCGCTAGATTTGCTGTCTTTACATCGGGTTTAGATGTACGGAAATAATCAAGTAACGCCATTTTAACCTCCAAATATTCTGCTTAAAAAGCCTTTCTTTTCTACATTAATAAAACGAAACTCGCGTTCTTCACCAAGTATTCTTGCTACGGTATCAGCATAAGCTTGTCCTGCATCGCTTTCTGTATCTAATATGACGGGTTGGCCACAGTTAGATGCTTTAAGCACAGCGCCTGATTCAGGAATAACGCCTGCAAGTGGTACCGCTAGAATCTCGGTGATACTTTCTACACTTAGCATATCACCACGTTCTACACGTTCTGGAACATAACGTGTAATAAGTAGATGTTCTTTAATTGGCTCAAGGCCAAGTTCAGCACGACGTGAGCGGCTTTGTAACATGCCTATAATACGGTCTGAGTCGCGCACAGACGAGACTTCTGGGTTAGTCGTGATAACGGCAATGTCAGCGAAGTATAGTGCCATCATGGCGCCAGCTTCGATACCTGCAGGAGAATCACACACAATGTAGTCGTGATTTTCAGCAAGTTGGTCTAAAACTTTACCTACACCTTCTTTTGTCAGTGCATCTTTATCTCGAGTCTGCGACGCAGGCAGGAT is a window of Moritella sp. Urea-trap-13 DNA encoding:
- the tsaB gene encoding tRNA (adenosine(37)-N6)-threonylcarbamoyltransferase complex dimerization subunit type 1 TsaB; translated protein: MSNILALDTSTENCSAALSINGEILVREFESPREHTKRILPMVDSLLAEAGIKLKDLDALAFGRGPGSFTGVRIGTGIAQGLAFGADLPMLPISTLAAMAQGAHRLHNATDVLPAIDARMGEIYFAQYQLNNAGVMTLVGNEMVITADELVANFNKPEQEFYTLGTGWATYAEQLAALNVANLTACEGIQFPTSHDMLAIAAADFANGKAVAVEDAMPVYVRDTVTWKKLPGRE
- the minD gene encoding septum site-determining protein MinD, with the protein product MAEIIVVTSGKGGVGKTTTSAAIATGLALRGKRTVVIDFDIGLRNLDLIMGCERRVVYDFVNVINGEANLSQALIKDKRVANLHILPASQTRDKDALTKEGVGKVLDQLAENHDYIVCDSPAGIEAGAMMALYFADIAVITTNPEVSSVRDSDRIIGMLQSRSRRAELGLEPIKEHLLITRYVPERVERGDMLSVESITEILAVPLAGVIPESGAVLKASNCGQPVILDTESDAGQAYADTVARILGEEREFRFINVEKKGFLSRIFGG
- the minE gene encoding cell division topological specificity factor MinE, with the translated sequence MALLDYFRTSKPDVKTANLAKDRLQIIVAHERSLRNNTPDYLPQLKLDILEVIKKYVAVTSDQVSVQLDQRDNNLSVLELNVTLPEE
- the fadD gene encoding long-chain-fatty-acid--CoA ligase FadD; amino-acid sequence: MEKVWLKRYPENVPAEIDFGAFRSLNDIFDQTVQNYADNPAYVNMGCSLTYGEIDEKSRAFAAYLQNELKLTKGDRVALMMPNLLQYPIALFGALRAGMVIVNVNPLYTPRELKHQLNDSGAKAIVIISNFASVLEKVIKDSPIEHVILTQLGDLFSPVKGAITNLVVKYVKKMVPKFNLPNAVSFNRVLNKGRSLPFTKVETGFDDIAFLQYTGGTTGVSKGAVLTHKNMLANVLQAEGAYGSIIDRGTETVITALPLYHVFALTVNGLLFFLGGGKNILITNPRDLPALIKEISDHKPTAITGVNTLFNALVNDDSFAKIDFSALKLSVGGGMAVQRSVAEKWKKITGCHLLEGYGLTECSPLVTVNPYDLHEYNGSIGLPVSSTDVRIIDDEGGVLTKPGAVGEMQVRGPQVMQGYWQRPQDTAEVITDGWLNTGDIARMDEEGFFYIVDRKKDMILVSGFNVFPNEIEDVLTMNDNILEAAAIGVPHESSGETVKIFVVKKGEISKEEIIAHCREHLTAYKIPRIIEFRDELPKSNVGKILRRELRD
- the rnd gene encoding ribonuclease D produces the protein MEYILVEDQITLQQMIAQCADVEVLAIDTEFIRQRTYYPILGLFQLYTGTETYLVDPIAVDDLSSLWQLLDRHPVVLHACSEDLDVFMTEANKFPDFFHDTQIAAAFCGLGSSLGFGGLVSEFQKITLDKGESRSNWLARPLTQMQLNYAAADVYHLLPCWNELESKLKELGYYEYYLQELDNLRRRKSTKKNPSTVYKQFKNASFLSPRQLGTLQALGEWRENNAINRDMAVNFVVKEAHILEVAKQQPQSLRDLNKLELLPIEIKRHGKQIIEIVKQVEQLSDDELPQPLTRISDYPGYKKIVQSIRNKIAIVAEKSNIPAELIGSKKIINELLNWCWKLTEEERQVGDKPIMLSNWRAELIGNTIFESLMAK
- a CDS encoding ATP-dependent DNA helicase, coding for MIEQYFLSGGALAKVIDGYTARQPQIDMAKAINDVIASKGNLIVEAETGTGKTFAYLIPALVNDKTTIISTGSKNLQEQLFNRDLPFIIDALNSKAKTALLKGRNNYLCTERLTRLSRETQYQNQTILSDYVKIKGWSNITISGDMSSVPGLKDDAEILPLVTSTNDNCLGRDCPDYEDCFLVKARRKALDADIVVVNHHLYFADLNVKDSGFGRLLPDADVIVFDEAHQIPDIASEYFGKSLSSKLIQALCKDVQYLGRTDLRDTIQVTKAANGLANATQDLRLSFSMETGRGNWRHLLNQQAVMKTVTRFQDQLDFIYEVLKLALGRTELVDQCFDRVVEIKAIFQQIMAVNNTGESYWYECTKRNFTLNITPLNIAERFSSEQQKNNAAWIFTSATLAVDHCFSHYRQQMGLANAKELILASPFDYKNQAMLCVPRNIPEPNDPNIARILVEKLVPVIVANKGRCFFLCTSHYMIRQVASLLQQQLAMPIFVQGQDNKQVLLDQFIEHGNALLIGTYSFWEGIDVRGQTLSCVIIDKLPFASPDDPLLQARIEDCQRKGEDPFAELQIPKAVISLKQGVGRLIRDVKDTGCVIICDTRIVSRGYGATFINSLPDMPRTRDLNGVLSFIKKTNN
- a CDS encoding alpha/beta hydrolase; the encoded protein is MNNISIEVNGSIITGLQWGDNTKPVLLAVHGWLDNAASFVPLANALRNDLEDGSLPYQLIAIDLPGHGYSDHKAGHYNFIEWVDDLYQIIKTQHWGPVSIIGHSMGAMISSILAATFPELVRRIVLIEGLGAISAEADQTVSQLRKGIENRALYNKSINQNINQSTNRKDNALTLEKVVKARCFVSDLNEEHAKLICNRNLTINADEVSFCSDPKLKAGSLVRLSESQVIDILSSISTACLIIIGDKGFPLIAQTLNLELFCKENFKILTLSGGHHVHMDNAVKTARAVVKFVNN